The following coding sequences are from one Aquipuribacter hungaricus window:
- a CDS encoding VOC family protein gives MTVTSVLAQAAVTDLEAAEGWWTALLGRGPDLRPMDGLLEWHLVGGSGVQVWREPARAGRSTVVLGVTDVAAAAAAATAAVLGPAEPQDGGGGRVVVLADPDGTRVVLVGA, from the coding sequence ATGACCGTCACCTCCGTCCTCGCCCAGGCAGCCGTCACCGACCTGGAGGCCGCCGAGGGGTGGTGGACCGCGCTGCTGGGCAGGGGGCCGGACCTGCGCCCGATGGACGGCCTGCTCGAGTGGCACCTGGTCGGGGGCTCCGGCGTCCAGGTGTGGCGGGAGCCGGCCCGTGCCGGGCGCTCGACCGTCGTGCTCGGGGTGACCGACGTGGCGGCCGCAGCCGCCGCGGCCACGGCGGCGGTCCTCGGTCCGGCGGAGCCGCAGGACGGGGGCGGCGGCCGGGTGGTCGTGCTCGCCGACCCGGACGGCACCCGCGTGGTGCTCGTCGGCGCGTAG